Proteins encoded by one window of Methanothermobacter sp. K4:
- a CDS encoding DUF2119 domain-containing protein has translation MGFFRMIDKGEGPVRLFVGGVHGKEGLTAIRALKMLGFNDIRRGKLIIYSCNPTEYMSTLDPNYYRSQQGMEIIGLIEKYRPSTYLEAHCYREESYGRLTDPSRRSRDGVPPLIELEKGVLIGSVSPHIRKKLFRREDICLTIEMPCLRSSKEEVDGLEVYVNFLKTVASSETREELEERLGRRYPEQVETARRYAREFFGEYPPF, from the coding sequence TCTTTGTTGGTGGTGTGCATGGAAAGGAGGGTCTCACAGCTATAAGGGCCCTCAAGATGCTTGGTTTCAATGACATCAGGAGGGGAAAGCTGATAATATACAGCTGTAACCCCACAGAGTACATGAGTACACTTGACCCCAACTATTACAGAAGCCAGCAGGGGATGGAGATAATAGGCCTCATAGAGAAGTACCGGCCATCAACATACCTGGAGGCCCACTGCTACAGGGAGGAGAGCTACGGCAGGTTAACGGATCCCTCAAGGAGGAGCCGTGATGGTGTCCCTCCCCTCATAGAACTGGAGAAAGGTGTCCTGATAGGCTCGGTGTCACCCCACATACGCAAGAAACTCTTCAGGCGCGAGGATATCTGCCTCACCATTGAAATGCCCTGTCTAAGGAGTTCCAAAGAAGAAGTTGATGGACTTGAGGTTTACGTGAATTTCCTTAAGACTGTTGCATCATCAGAGACCCGTGAAGAACTGGAAGAGCGCCTTGGCAGGAGATACCCGGAACAGGTTGAAACCGCAAGGAGATACGCCAGGGAGTTCTTTGGGGAATACCCGCCATTCTAG
- a CDS encoding IGHMBP2 family helicase, which yields MKSYIKRLIKLVEMEREAEINAMMNEIRRLSPQKRERIGRAINGLNGKVTGRELGFHLVKYGRREPIDTQISVGDLVLISRGNPLRSDLTGTVAAKGKRFIVVALENVPRWALRNVRVDLYANDITFQRMIDNLRGAGRNVFRVLRFLLGDEKPSGHQMVEFEPVDPELNRSQREAIMRALGSDDFFLIHGPFGTGKTRTLHELIRQEVRRGNRVLVTAESNAAVDNLLEGIAGQLRCVRLGHPQRVSRTNLQETLAYKLENHPDYMRVLEYQERIDRLIEERERHHKPTPQLRRGLSDSQIMINATKRRGARGISPNVMISMARWIEVNQQIDELHRKMQEIEVEIVDRIIRNSQVVLATNSSAALEYIDNVKFDVAIVDEASQATIPSILIPLSRAPRFVLAGDHRQLPPTILNPDTSELEVTLFEELIGSYPENSWMLNCQYRMNPDIMEFPNREFYGGRIRAHPSLEEISICDVISSEIPDSMPHRKLAEKEPVIFIDTSKVGTGERRLKGSTSIQNPLEADLAVIIAGALMRMGVKEEEIGIITPYDDQVDLISSMTDVEVNSVDGFQGREREVIIISMVRSNSEGNIGFLRDLRRLNVSLTRARRKLIIIGDTSTLSSHPSYRRLIEFCRERGFLYEPSADDLRDWSP from the coding sequence GTGAAATCATACATAAAGAGACTTATTAAACTTGTTGAGATGGAGAGGGAGGCGGAGATAAACGCCATGATGAATGAGATAAGGAGGCTGTCCCCCCAGAAGCGTGAAAGGATAGGAAGGGCCATAAATGGCCTTAACGGTAAGGTAACCGGACGTGAACTTGGATTCCATCTCGTGAAATACGGTAGGAGGGAACCCATAGATACCCAGATATCAGTGGGTGACCTTGTCCTGATAAGCCGTGGGAACCCCCTCAGAAGTGACCTCACAGGTACCGTGGCTGCGAAGGGTAAACGCTTCATTGTGGTGGCACTTGAAAATGTCCCCAGATGGGCCCTTAGGAATGTCAGGGTGGACCTATACGCCAATGACATAACATTCCAGAGGATGATAGACAACCTCAGGGGTGCGGGAAGGAATGTGTTCAGGGTTTTAAGGTTTCTGCTTGGGGATGAAAAGCCATCTGGTCACCAGATGGTTGAATTTGAACCCGTGGACCCTGAACTCAACAGGTCCCAGAGGGAGGCCATAATGAGGGCCCTGGGGTCAGATGACTTCTTCCTTATACACGGGCCCTTCGGTACAGGGAAGACCCGTACACTCCATGAACTCATAAGGCAGGAGGTCAGGAGGGGTAACCGTGTCCTGGTGACGGCTGAGAGCAATGCTGCAGTTGATAACCTCCTTGAGGGAATCGCCGGTCAGCTGAGGTGTGTTCGTCTCGGACACCCCCAGAGGGTCTCCAGGACCAACCTGCAGGAGACACTCGCATATAAACTCGAGAACCACCCCGACTACATGAGGGTCCTCGAATACCAGGAGAGGATTGACAGGCTCATTGAGGAGCGTGAAAGGCACCATAAACCCACCCCACAGTTGCGCAGGGGACTTTCAGACAGTCAGATAATGATCAACGCCACAAAGAGGAGGGGTGCCCGGGGTATATCCCCAAATGTGATGATATCCATGGCCCGCTGGATAGAGGTCAACCAGCAGATAGACGAACTCCACAGGAAGATGCAGGAGATTGAAGTTGAAATCGTTGACAGGATAATCCGTAACAGCCAGGTTGTCCTTGCAACAAACTCCTCAGCGGCCCTTGAGTACATAGATAATGTGAAGTTTGATGTTGCAATTGTTGATGAGGCATCCCAGGCCACAATCCCCAGCATACTCATACCACTCTCACGTGCACCAAGGTTCGTGCTGGCAGGGGACCACCGACAGCTTCCACCAACCATACTGAACCCTGATACCTCTGAACTGGAGGTGACACTCTTTGAGGAGCTGATAGGGTCATACCCTGAGAATTCATGGATGCTCAACTGTCAGTACCGTATGAACCCTGATATAATGGAGTTCCCAAACAGGGAGTTCTATGGTGGGAGGATAAGGGCCCATCCCTCCCTTGAGGAAATCTCAATATGTGATGTTATATCCTCTGAAATCCCTGACTCCATGCCACACAGAAAACTTGCAGAAAAGGAACCTGTCATCTTTATTGATACCTCAAAGGTTGGGACGGGTGAGAGGAGGCTAAAGGGCTCAACATCAATTCAGAACCCCCTTGAGGCTGACCTTGCAGTCATAATCGCAGGTGCACTCATGAGGATGGGTGTGAAAGAAGAGGAGATCGGTATAATAACACCCTACGATGACCAGGTGGACCTGATATCCTCCATGACCGATGTTGAGGTTAACAGTGTGGATGGATTCCAGGGACGTGAGAGGGAGGTCATCATCATCTCAATGGTTAGAAGTAACAGTGAAGGTAACATAGGTTTCCTGAGGGACCTCAGGAGGCTCAATGTTTCACTTACACGGGCAAGGCGCAAGCTCATAATAATAGGTGATACCAGCACCCTCTCATCCCACCCCTCCTACAGGAGACTGATTGAATTCTGCAGGGAAAGGGGATTCCTCTATGAACCCTCAGCTGATGATCTGAGGGATTGGAGTCCATGA
- the fen gene encoding flap endonuclease-1 produces MGVKLKDIISAEKIRLDDLRGRTVAVDAANSIYQFLSSIRQRDGTPLMDSEGRVTSHLSGILYRTAAVMERDIRVAYVFDGKSHHLKGETVTRRIETRKKSEIEWRRALEEGDIERARKYAVRSSRMSQDIVESSKRLLELLGIPYVQAPGEGEAQASFIVRRGDAWAVASQDYDCLLFGAPRVVRNLTLSGKLEEPEIIELESALRNLSITHEQLVDLALLVGTDFNDGIKGIGARRGLKLIKEKDDVFGVIDEVDGDIGGDPEVLRRIFLEPDVTGDYELRWRKPDREGVIEFLCGEHGFSEERVMVALKKIERASFTQKSLEDWF; encoded by the coding sequence ATGGGAGTCAAATTAAAGGATATAATATCAGCAGAGAAGATAAGGCTTGATGATCTCAGGGGACGCACCGTTGCAGTCGATGCAGCCAACAGCATATACCAGTTCCTCTCAAGCATAAGACAGAGGGATGGAACACCCCTCATGGACTCAGAGGGGCGGGTGACATCCCACCTCAGCGGCATACTCTACAGGACAGCGGCGGTGATGGAGAGGGATATAAGGGTGGCCTATGTTTTTGATGGGAAATCCCATCACCTGAAGGGCGAAACAGTTACAAGGCGTATTGAAACCCGAAAGAAGTCTGAAATTGAATGGAGGAGGGCCCTTGAGGAGGGGGATATCGAGAGGGCAAGGAAGTATGCTGTGAGGTCCTCAAGGATGTCACAGGATATAGTTGAAAGCTCCAAAAGGCTCCTTGAACTCCTAGGGATCCCATACGTTCAGGCACCAGGAGAAGGTGAGGCGCAGGCATCATTCATTGTCAGGAGGGGGGATGCCTGGGCAGTGGCATCCCAGGACTATGACTGCCTCCTCTTCGGAGCCCCAAGGGTCGTGAGAAACCTCACACTCAGCGGAAAACTGGAGGAACCAGAGATAATTGAACTGGAATCTGCCCTCAGGAATCTTTCAATCACCCATGAACAGCTCGTTGACCTGGCACTACTCGTTGGAACAGACTTCAATGATGGAATAAAGGGGATAGGTGCCAGGAGGGGACTCAAACTCATAAAGGAGAAGGATGACGTATTCGGTGTAATCGACGAGGTGGATGGGGATATCGGAGGCGACCCTGAGGTCCTCAGGAGGATATTCCTCGAACCTGACGTGACAGGGGACTATGAACTCAGATGGAGAAAACCCGATAGGGAAGGGGTCATAGAGTTCCTCTGCGGTGAGCATGGGTTTTCAGAGGAACGGGTAATGGTGGCGCTTAAAAAAATTGAAAGGGCTTCATTCACACAGAAAAGCCTTGAGGACTGGTTCTAA
- a CDS encoding chorismate pyruvate-lyase family protein — protein sequence MDVNVMEEIERIERIMGRLSNTQKILLSTDGSVTRILDVLRGTVTIRTIKQEFIPSTPEIADKLRISPGEMVNHRVVVIGNREPLIHAVSYIPLSRLDDGFREDLIRADIPIGRILKKHSIESRREIEILDIESPTRELREIFKTDSPMLTRTYNIIHQDEVLIRIKETFPFDWFREEFR from the coding sequence ATGGATGTCAATGTTATGGAGGAGATTGAACGCATCGAGAGGATAATGGGGAGGCTCTCAAACACCCAGAAGATACTGCTATCAACAGATGGCTCGGTAACAAGGATACTTGACGTACTTAGGGGAACAGTAACCATAAGGACCATAAAACAGGAATTCATACCATCAACTCCAGAAATCGCAGATAAACTAAGAATATCCCCGGGGGAAATGGTTAATCACCGGGTGGTTGTCATAGGAAACAGGGAGCCCCTGATACACGCGGTGTCATACATACCACTATCAAGGCTTGATGATGGATTCAGAGAGGACCTCATAAGGGCGGATATACCCATAGGGAGGATACTGAAGAAGCACAGTATAGAATCCCGAAGGGAGATAGAGATCCTTGACATAGAAAGCCCCACCAGAGAACTCAGGGAAATATTCAAGACAGACTCCCCAATGCTCACAAGGACCTATAACATAATTCACCAGGACGAGGTACTCATAAGGATAAAGGAGACCTTCCCATTTGACTGGTTCAGGGAAGAATTCCGGTAA
- the hacA gene encoding homoaconitase large subunit, translating into MNITEKILADAAGVAEVTPGEIIEARVDLAMTHDGTSPPTIHTFREIASRGGPKRVWDPEGIVMVFDHNVPPNTIGAAEFQRVTSEFAAEQGISNIFKNAEGICHQVLPEKGFVRPGMVIVGADSHTCTYGAFGAFATGMGATDMAMVFATGKTWFMVPEAMRIEVTGQLQGFTTAKDVILKIIGEVGVDGATYRAVEFTGSTVDAMDVAGRMTICNMAVEMGAKNGIMEPSREIIQYVKSRTGRDFRVYHSDRDSQYVEDHHFDVSDLEPQVACPDDVDNVAPIHRVEGTHIDEAFLGSCTNGRYEDLKMAAEVLGDRRVHDDVRFIVAPASREIYLRALEDGIIEAFIRAGAIVCNPGCGPCLGAHMGVLAPEEVSIATTNRNFRGRMGDPSSKVYLANPAVVAESAVKGVISAPE; encoded by the coding sequence ATGAACATCACAGAGAAGATTCTTGCAGATGCAGCCGGAGTGGCTGAGGTTACACCTGGCGAGATAATAGAGGCCCGGGTTGACCTTGCAATGACCCACGACGGCACATCACCCCCAACAATCCACACATTCAGGGAGATAGCCTCAAGAGGAGGCCCCAAAAGGGTATGGGACCCTGAAGGGATAGTCATGGTATTCGACCACAACGTACCACCCAACACAATCGGAGCAGCAGAGTTCCAGAGGGTAACATCTGAATTCGCGGCTGAACAGGGGATAAGTAATATCTTCAAGAACGCTGAGGGCATATGCCACCAGGTCCTCCCTGAAAAGGGATTTGTACGCCCAGGAATGGTTATAGTGGGTGCAGACTCACACACATGCACATACGGGGCATTCGGTGCATTCGCAACTGGAATGGGAGCCACAGACATGGCAATGGTATTCGCCACAGGAAAAACCTGGTTCATGGTACCCGAGGCAATGCGCATTGAGGTTACAGGCCAACTGCAGGGGTTCACCACAGCAAAGGATGTTATACTGAAAATCATAGGGGAAGTTGGCGTTGATGGTGCAACATACCGGGCTGTGGAGTTCACGGGAAGCACGGTTGATGCAATGGACGTTGCCGGAAGGATGACCATCTGTAACATGGCAGTTGAAATGGGGGCCAAAAACGGTATAATGGAACCCAGCAGGGAGATAATCCAGTATGTAAAGTCACGGACAGGGAGGGACTTCAGGGTTTACCATTCAGATAGGGACAGCCAGTACGTGGAGGACCACCACTTCGATGTCTCTGACCTCGAACCACAGGTTGCCTGTCCGGATGATGTGGATAACGTCGCACCTATTCACAGGGTTGAGGGAACCCACATAGACGAGGCATTCCTTGGTTCATGCACAAACGGCCGCTACGAGGATCTCAAAATGGCAGCAGAGGTCCTTGGAGATAGAAGGGTTCATGATGATGTGAGGTTCATAGTTGCACCCGCCTCAAGGGAGATCTACCTGAGGGCACTGGAGGATGGGATAATAGAGGCCTTCATAAGGGCAGGGGCCATAGTCTGCAACCCCGGCTGCGGGCCCTGTCTCGGGGCCCACATGGGTGTCCTGGCTCCAGAAGAGGTTAGCATAGCCACAACCAACAGGAACTTCAGGGGAAGAATGGGAGACCCATCATCAAAGGTCTACCTGGCCAACCCGGCGGTCGTGGCTGAATCTGCAGTTAAAGGGGTGATCAGCGCACCTGAATAA
- a CDS encoding homocitrate synthase family protein, whose amino-acid sequence MKYFVSPFNKEAELEFPDKITIYDTTLRDGEQTPGVCLGTEEKLEIARKLDELGIHQIESGFPVVSKQEKVSVKTIANEGLNADILALSRTKKEDIDVAIDCDVDGVITFMATSDLHLKHKLKLTREEALNVCLNSIEYAKDHGLFLAFSAEDATRTDLDFLKQIYRKAESYGADRVHIADTVGAISPQGMDYLVRELRKDIKVDIAMHCHNDFGMALSNSIAGLLAGGTAVSTTVNGIGERAGNTSLEELIMALRIIYDVDLGFNISVLYELSRLVEKHTRMKVPENKPIVGKNVFRHESGIHVDAVIEEPLTYEPFLPEMIGHQRKIVLGKHSGCRAVKAKLEEYGIEVTREELCRIVEEVKKNREKGKYINDELFYRIVRSVRGPVDF is encoded by the coding sequence TTGAAATACTTCGTCAGTCCCTTCAATAAGGAAGCTGAATTAGAATTTCCCGATAAGATCACGATTTATGATACAACACTCCGCGACGGGGAACAGACCCCAGGGGTCTGCCTCGGAACCGAGGAAAAACTTGAAATAGCCCGAAAACTTGATGAACTGGGCATACATCAGATAGAAAGTGGTTTTCCAGTTGTATCAAAGCAGGAAAAGGTTTCAGTAAAGACAATAGCCAATGAAGGTCTCAATGCAGATATACTGGCCCTCAGCAGAACAAAGAAGGAGGACATAGACGTTGCAATTGACTGCGACGTTGATGGCGTCATAACCTTCATGGCCACATCCGACCTCCACCTCAAACACAAACTCAAACTCACAAGGGAGGAGGCCCTCAACGTATGCCTGAACTCCATAGAGTATGCAAAGGACCACGGCCTCTTTCTGGCATTCTCAGCAGAGGACGCCACAAGGACTGACCTGGACTTCCTCAAGCAGATATACAGGAAGGCAGAGAGCTACGGGGCAGACAGGGTCCATATAGCAGATACGGTGGGTGCCATAAGCCCCCAGGGAATGGACTACCTTGTAAGGGAACTTCGAAAGGATATAAAGGTGGACATAGCAATGCACTGCCACAATGACTTTGGCATGGCACTCTCAAATTCAATAGCAGGGCTCCTGGCAGGTGGAACCGCGGTTTCAACCACAGTTAACGGTATAGGTGAAAGGGCAGGGAACACATCCCTTGAGGAGCTTATAATGGCCCTGAGGATAATCTATGATGTTGACCTCGGATTCAACATCAGCGTCCTCTATGAGCTGTCAAGGCTCGTTGAGAAGCACACCCGCATGAAGGTGCCTGAAAACAAACCCATAGTTGGAAAGAACGTCTTCAGGCACGAGTCAGGTATACACGTGGATGCGGTGATAGAGGAACCCCTCACATATGAGCCGTTCCTCCCGGAGATGATAGGACACCAGCGCAAGATAGTCCTTGGCAAACACTCAGGGTGCAGGGCAGTCAAGGCAAAACTTGAGGAGTACGGTATAGAGGTTACAAGGGAGGAACTCTGCAGGATAGTGGAGGAGGTAAAGAAAAACAGGGAGAAGGGGAAATACATTAACGATGAACTCTTCTACAGGATCGTAAGGTCTGTGAGGGGACCAGTTGACTTCTAG
- the cyaB gene encoding class IV adenylate cyclase yields the protein MIEVEVKAKISSGDEIIERIISLGGHHISDEEQTDIYFNAPHRDFAETDEALRIRKTGKKTFITYKGPKIDGRSKTRKELEVEVADAETAAGILESLGFRRVRDVFKERSTYSLGDFTLSIDTVRGLGTYLEIEMDLPDGSDYGDALSEIFELYRKLGVSGEFERKSYLELLEAKAK from the coding sequence TTGATAGAGGTTGAGGTTAAGGCTAAAATTTCCAGCGGGGATGAGATAATCGAACGTATAATCTCACTTGGAGGGCACCATATTTCAGATGAGGAGCAGACTGACATATACTTCAATGCCCCCCACAGGGACTTCGCAGAGACCGATGAAGCACTTAGGATAAGAAAAACAGGCAAAAAAACATTCATAACCTACAAGGGCCCCAAAATTGATGGCAGGAGTAAGACCCGGAAGGAACTGGAGGTTGAGGTTGCAGATGCTGAAACAGCAGCAGGGATACTGGAATCCCTTGGATTTCGAAGGGTCAGGGATGTCTTCAAGGAGAGGAGTACCTACTCACTTGGAGATTTCACCCTATCCATTGACACCGTCAGGGGCCTCGGGACCTACCTTGAAATAGAGATGGACCTCCCTGATGGCAGTGACTACGGGGATGCCCTCAGCGAGATATTTGAGCTCTACAGAAAACTGGGGGTAAGCGGTGAATTCGAGAGAAAATCATACCTTGAACTTCTTGAAGCTAAAGCCAAATAG
- a CDS encoding TATA-box-binding protein has product MTDVDIKIENIVASATLGKSIDLQTVAEALENVDFNREQFPGLVYKLKEPKTAALIFGSGKLVCTGAKSIEDSKRAIKLTVDMMRTMDPDIPEEFEIKIQNIVASANLGKPLNFEAVALGLENTEYEPEQFPGLVYRLDEPKVVLLLFGSGKVVCTGAKSAEDAKLGVEKTKARLAELDLI; this is encoded by the coding sequence TTGACAGATGTGGATATCAAGATAGAAAATATTGTTGCTTCTGCGACCCTTGGGAAATCCATTGATCTTCAGACAGTTGCTGAAGCCCTTGAAAACGTTGATTTTAACCGGGAACAATTTCCTGGTCTTGTATACAAATTAAAGGAGCCTAAAACTGCTGCTCTGATCTTTGGATCAGGTAAACTGGTATGTACGGGTGCAAAATCCATTGAGGATTCCAAGAGGGCCATAAAACTCACAGTTGATATGATGAGAACCATGGACCCTGATATACCCGAAGAATTTGAGATAAAGATCCAGAACATTGTTGCCTCGGCAAACCTCGGGAAACCACTGAATTTTGAGGCTGTTGCCCTGGGACTTGAGAATACGGAATATGAACCTGAACAGTTCCCGGGTCTTGTTTACAGGCTGGATGAACCGAAGGTTGTCCTGCTGCTGTTTGGTTCAGGGAAGGTTGTGTGCACAGGTGCCAAGAGTGCTGAGGACGCTAAGCTTGGAGTTGAAAAGACCAAGGCAAGGCTTGCCGAGTTAGATCTGATTTAA
- the serB gene encoding phosphoserine phosphatase SerB — MIKLVVFDLDNVIIDGEAIDEIGKIAGVEEEVMEITEKAMQGDVDFESSIRERVKLLKGTAVEDIKAVADELPLMEGAEETIRALKEKGYRVAVISGSFDLVAEPIRDKLGIDYLFCNRLHEEDGVLTGEVSGPLVENSKYDVLCRILDKEGISTSECVAVGDGANDISMIQAARLGIAFNAKPALRKKADAVVDEWDLRKILPIIEEIAEVDDKLDKLGYDEVMDLKNEYEEKLSGVASERDELNKKAREMKELRDKLNTELRETLNRAVELRDRRNEINAKVEENKKLRDEINQEIKKLEWSSGGRDRIKIENEIRRIDKIIETRVLDINKENELVKTANELRKKLMKIQEDEETRQKALELRKKSEEYHEMVVSLSEEAQKYHEEMLEYFRKTDEIRKKADEAHEKFLEFRRMASEKHEEFKSTLGKIKRINERINALRSENRNVKRRATRERDLEEKERAREIYEKFKEGKKLTKDEILLLQKHRIV, encoded by the coding sequence TTGATTAAACTTGTAGTTTTCGATCTTGACAATGTCATTATTGATGGGGAAGCCATAGACGAGATAGGGAAAATCGCTGGAGTCGAGGAGGAGGTAATGGAGATCACCGAAAAGGCCATGCAGGGTGATGTCGACTTCGAATCCTCCATAAGGGAGAGGGTGAAGCTCCTCAAGGGGACAGCGGTTGAGGATATAAAGGCAGTTGCAGATGAATTGCCCCTCATGGAGGGTGCAGAGGAGACGATCAGGGCCCTCAAGGAGAAGGGTTACCGGGTTGCAGTTATAAGTGGAAGTTTTGACCTTGTGGCTGAGCCCATCAGAGATAAGCTTGGTATTGATTACCTCTTCTGCAACAGGCTCCATGAGGAGGACGGTGTGCTGACCGGTGAAGTGAGCGGACCTCTTGTGGAAAACTCAAAGTATGATGTCCTATGTAGGATCCTCGATAAGGAGGGTATAAGCACCAGTGAATGTGTTGCTGTTGGCGATGGCGCCAATGACATATCCATGATACAGGCGGCCAGATTGGGGATAGCATTCAATGCAAAGCCGGCCCTCAGGAAGAAGGCTGACGCCGTTGTTGATGAATGGGATCTCAGAAAGATATTGCCGATCATCGAGGAGATAGCTGAGGTGGATGATAAACTGGATAAACTCGGCTACGATGAGGTAATGGACCTTAAAAATGAATACGAGGAGAAACTCTCAGGCGTGGCATCCGAAAGGGATGAACTGAATAAGAAGGCCCGTGAAATGAAGGAACTCAGGGATAAACTGAACACTGAACTTCGTGAAACCCTCAACCGGGCTGTTGAACTCAGGGACAGGCGTAATGAGATAAATGCAAAGGTTGAAGAGAACAAGAAGCTCAGGGATGAGATAAACCAGGAGATAAAGAAGCTTGAGTGGTCCTCAGGTGGGCGTGACAGGATAAAGATAGAGAATGAAATCAGGCGGATAGATAAGATCATAGAAACAAGGGTCCTTGACATTAACAAGGAGAATGAACTGGTCAAGACCGCCAATGAACTACGTAAGAAGCTCATGAAGATCCAGGAGGATGAGGAGACCAGACAGAAGGCCCTTGAACTCAGGAAAAAGTCAGAGGAATACCATGAGATGGTGGTCTCACTTTCAGAGGAGGCCCAGAAGTATCATGAAGAGATGCTTGAGTACTTCAGAAAGACGGATGAGATACGTAAGAAGGCTGATGAAGCCCATGAGAAGTTTCTTGAATTCCGCAGGATGGCCTCAGAGAAACATGAGGAATTCAAATCAACTCTTGGCAAAATTAAGAGGATAAACGAAAGGATCAACGCCCTCAGATCAGAAAATAGAAATGTTAAAAGAAGGGCCACCCGTGAAAGGGATCTTGAGGAGAAGGAGAGGGCCCGTGAAATATATGAGAAATTCAAAGAGGGTAAGAAGCTTACAAAGGATGAAATCCTTCTTCTTCAGAAGCACAGGATCGTTTAG